The Lynx canadensis isolate LIC74 chromosome D1, mLynCan4.pri.v2, whole genome shotgun sequence genome has a segment encoding these proteins:
- the MTCH2 gene encoding mitochondrial carrier homolog 2 isoform X2, with protein sequence MADAASQVLLGSGLTILSQPLMYVKVLIQVGYEPLPPTIGRNIFGRQVCQLPGLFCYAQHIASIDGKRGLFTGLTPRLCSGVLGTVVHGKVLQDLGPGNVQKEVTPSFDQVIKETTREMMARSAATLITHPFHVITLRSMVQFIGRESKYCGLYDSIVTIYREEGILGFFAGLIPRLLGDIISLWLCNSLAYLVNTYALDSGVSTMSEMKSYSQAVTGFFASMLTYPFVLVSNLMAVNNCGLAGGCPPYSPIYTSWIDCWCMLQKEGNMSRGNSLFFRKVPFGKTYCCDLRMLI encoded by the exons ATGGCGGACGCAGCCAGTCAGGTGCTCCTGGGCTCCGGCCTCACCATCCTGTCCCAGCCGCTCATGTACGTGAAGGTGCTCATCCAG GTGGGATATGAGCCTCTTCCTCCAACAATAGGACGAAATATTTTTGGGCGGCAAGTATGTCAGCTTCCTGGTCTGTTTTGTTATG CTCAGCACATCGCCAGCATTGACGGGAAGCGTGGGTTGTTCACAGGCTTAACTCCAAGACTGTGCTCAGGAGTCCTTGGGACCGTGGTCCATGGTAAAGTTTTACAG GATTTAGGCCCTGGGAATGTACAAAAAGAAGTCACACCTTCCTTCGACCAAGTTATCAAAGAG ACAACTCGAGAGATGATGGCTCGTTCTGCTGCTACCCTCATCACACATCCCTTCCACG TGATCACTCTGAGATCTATGGTACAGTTCATCGGCAGAGAATCCAAGTACTG TGGACTTTATGACTCCATAGTAACCATCTATCGTGAAGAAGGCATCCTAGGATTTTTTGC GGGTCTTATTCCTCGCCTCCTAGGTGACATCATTTCTTTGTGGCTCTGTAACTCACTGGCCTACCTCGTCAATACCTATGCACTGGACAGTGGG GTTTCCACCATGAGTGAAATGAAGAGTTATTCCCAAGCTGTCACAGGA TTTTTTGCCAGTATGTTGACCTATCCCTTTGTGCTTGTCTCTAATCTTATGGCTGTCAACAACTGTGG gcTTGCTGGTGGATGCCCTCCCTACTCCCCAATATATACTTCCTGGATAGATTGCTGGTGCATGCTGCAGAAGGAG ggaaaTATGAGCCGAGGAAATAGCTTGTTTTTCCGGAAGGTCCCCTTTGGGAAGACTTATTGTTGTGACCTGAGAATGTTAATTTGA
- the MTCH2 gene encoding mitochondrial carrier homolog 2 isoform X3 has translation MMARSAATLITHPFHVITLRSMVQFIGRESKYCGLYDSIVTIYREEGILGFFAGLIPRLLGDIISLWLCNSLAYLVNTYALDSGVSTMSEMKSYSQAVTGFFASMLTYPFVLVSNLMAVNNCGLAGGCPPYSPIYTSWIDCWCMLQKEGNMSRGNSLFFRKVPFGKTYCCDLRMLI, from the exons ATGATGGCTCGTTCTGCTGCTACCCTCATCACACATCCCTTCCACG TGATCACTCTGAGATCTATGGTACAGTTCATCGGCAGAGAATCCAAGTACTG TGGACTTTATGACTCCATAGTAACCATCTATCGTGAAGAAGGCATCCTAGGATTTTTTGC GGGTCTTATTCCTCGCCTCCTAGGTGACATCATTTCTTTGTGGCTCTGTAACTCACTGGCCTACCTCGTCAATACCTATGCACTGGACAGTGGG GTTTCCACCATGAGTGAAATGAAGAGTTATTCCCAAGCTGTCACAGGA TTTTTTGCCAGTATGTTGACCTATCCCTTTGTGCTTGTCTCTAATCTTATGGCTGTCAACAACTGTGG gcTTGCTGGTGGATGCCCTCCCTACTCCCCAATATATACTTCCTGGATAGATTGCTGGTGCATGCTGCAGAAGGAG ggaaaTATGAGCCGAGGAAATAGCTTGTTTTTCCGGAAGGTCCCCTTTGGGAAGACTTATTGTTGTGACCTGAGAATGTTAATTTGA
- the MTCH2 gene encoding mitochondrial carrier homolog 2 isoform X1 — protein MADAASQVLLGSGLTILSQPLMYVKVLIQVGYEPLPPTIGRNIFGRQVCQLPGLFCYAQHIASIDGKRGLFTGLTPRLCSGVLGTVVHGKVLQHYQECDKVEDLGPGNVQKEVTPSFDQVIKETTREMMARSAATLITHPFHVITLRSMVQFIGRESKYCGLYDSIVTIYREEGILGFFAGLIPRLLGDIISLWLCNSLAYLVNTYALDSGVSTMSEMKSYSQAVTGFFASMLTYPFVLVSNLMAVNNCGLAGGCPPYSPIYTSWIDCWCMLQKEGNMSRGNSLFFRKVPFGKTYCCDLRMLI, from the exons ATGGCGGACGCAGCCAGTCAGGTGCTCCTGGGCTCCGGCCTCACCATCCTGTCCCAGCCGCTCATGTACGTGAAGGTGCTCATCCAG GTGGGATATGAGCCTCTTCCTCCAACAATAGGACGAAATATTTTTGGGCGGCAAGTATGTCAGCTTCCTGGTCTGTTTTGTTATG CTCAGCACATCGCCAGCATTGACGGGAAGCGTGGGTTGTTCACAGGCTTAACTCCAAGACTGTGCTCAGGAGTCCTTGGGACCGTGGTCCATGGTAAAGTTTTACAG cATTACCAGGAATGTGACAAGGTTGAG GATTTAGGCCCTGGGAATGTACAAAAAGAAGTCACACCTTCCTTCGACCAAGTTATCAAAGAG ACAACTCGAGAGATGATGGCTCGTTCTGCTGCTACCCTCATCACACATCCCTTCCACG TGATCACTCTGAGATCTATGGTACAGTTCATCGGCAGAGAATCCAAGTACTG TGGACTTTATGACTCCATAGTAACCATCTATCGTGAAGAAGGCATCCTAGGATTTTTTGC GGGTCTTATTCCTCGCCTCCTAGGTGACATCATTTCTTTGTGGCTCTGTAACTCACTGGCCTACCTCGTCAATACCTATGCACTGGACAGTGGG GTTTCCACCATGAGTGAAATGAAGAGTTATTCCCAAGCTGTCACAGGA TTTTTTGCCAGTATGTTGACCTATCCCTTTGTGCTTGTCTCTAATCTTATGGCTGTCAACAACTGTGG gcTTGCTGGTGGATGCCCTCCCTACTCCCCAATATATACTTCCTGGATAGATTGCTGGTGCATGCTGCAGAAGGAG ggaaaTATGAGCCGAGGAAATAGCTTGTTTTTCCGGAAGGTCCCCTTTGGGAAGACTTATTGTTGTGACCTGAGAATGTTAATTTGA